From a single Penaeus vannamei isolate JL-2024 unplaced genomic scaffold, ASM4276789v1 unanchor3871, whole genome shotgun sequence genomic region:
- the LOC113807160 gene encoding Krueppel-like factor 2 isoform X1, giving the protein MKGPVATLKPEEGPRFIGPDTPIDSWPSVYIKEELLESADNNNSNSPDPLKTSKVELGEGLEDQVVAHTDLSDGEARVEVSSSTNGAVAVNTSPAQHDSFLALCVDANDQPQDVCGDNGRVTPVDREIKLSPAARNSPEFVSTYIQQLDNYPAAQPPPPQWYSYSSSQWAPYGYLPPAPPTAVYTANYYAPQPYSSGQQSPQQIYSGQHVTYYAAPPPPAFAHPGWGPPPHSPNPANAPSPTLPSHGSSGPLPPFSHPQRGSFTYSSPIYHPASTSHLDEAEPHAVHTTHSGQTSHSAMHGQTSVSPHSSPAHTTHLPPLGHPAHPAHLPAPHPASLPHHVTQSGATMGLSGVKCEPREVTSTSRNPDQAMPASTGRSSTRVFSSALEATCALCGVKFASSGHLKRHLQAHGANRRFRCHACDCAYSRQDNLRKHVAAAHENHNPAN; this is encoded by the exons ATGAAGGGCCCTGTGGCAACCCTTAAACCTGAAGAAGGTCCGAGGTTCATTGGACCTGACACTCCAATCGACTCCTGGCCCTCCGTGTACATCAAGGAGGAGCTGCTCGAGTCGGCGGACAACAACAACTCGAACTCGCCGGACCCGCTCAAGACTTCCAAGGTCGAGCTCGGCGAAGGGCTTGAGGACCAGGTCGTCGCACACACCGATCTATCTGATggag AAGCTCGCGTGGAAGTGTCCAGCTCGACCAACGGCGCCGTCGCCGTGAACACTTCGCCCGCACAGCACgactccttcctcgccctctgcgTCGACGCCAACGACCAGCCGCAGGATGTCTGTG GCGACAACGGCCGCGTGACGCCCGTGGACCGCGAGATCAAGCTGTCTCCCGCCGCCCGCAACAGCCCCGAGTTCGTCTCCACGTACATCCAGCAGCTCGACAACTACCCCGCCGCCCAGCCCCCGCCCCCACAGTGGTACAGCTACAGCAGCAGTCAGTGGGCGCCATACGGTTacctcccgcccgcgccgccgacgGCCGTCTACACCGCCAACTACTACGCCCCGCAGCCGTACTCTTCCGGCCAGCAGTCGCCGCAGCAGATCTACTCCGGGCAGCACGTCACCTACTACGCggcgccgcccccgcccgcgtTCGCGCACCCCGGCTGGGGCCCTCCCCCTCACAGCCCCAACCCCGCCAATGCCCCGTCGCCGACCCTGCCCTCCCACGGCTCGTCGGGGCCGCTGCCGCCCTTCAGCCACCCGCAGCGGGGCTCCTTCACCTACAGCTCCCCGATCTACCACCcggcctccacctcccacctGGACGAGGCCGAGCCCCACGCCGTCCACACGACGCACTCCGGCCAGACCTCGCACTCCGCCATGCACGGCCAGACCAGCGTGTCGCCGCACTCCTCGCCGGCGCACACCACGCACCTGCCTCCCCTGggccaccccgcccaccccgcccacctgcCCGCGCCCCACCCGGCCAGCCTCCCGCACCACGTGACCCAGAGCGGCGCGACGATGGGCCTGAGCGGCGTGAAGTGCGAGCCCAGGGAAGTGACGAGCACCAGCAGGAACCCCGACCAGGCGATGCCCGCCTCCACCGGGCGCTCGTCCACGCGCGTCTTCAGCTCTGCGCTCGAGGCCACCTGCGCGCTCTGCGGGGTCAAGTTCGCGTCCTCCGGGCACCTGAAGCGCCACCTGCAAGCCCATGGTGCCAACAGGAGGTTCCGGTGCCACGCCTGCGACTGTGCCTACAGCCGCCAGGACAACCTCAGAAAGCACGTCGCCGCCGCCCACGAGAACCACAACCCAGCAAACTAA
- the LOC113807160 gene encoding Krueppel-like factor 2 isoform X2, protein MKGPVATLKPEEGPRFIGPDTPIDSWPSVYIKEELLESADNNNSNSPDPLKTSKVELGEGLEDQVVAHTDLSDGARVEVSSSTNGAVAVNTSPAQHDSFLALCVDANDQPQDVCGDNGRVTPVDREIKLSPAARNSPEFVSTYIQQLDNYPAAQPPPPQWYSYSSSQWAPYGYLPPAPPTAVYTANYYAPQPYSSGQQSPQQIYSGQHVTYYAAPPPPAFAHPGWGPPPHSPNPANAPSPTLPSHGSSGPLPPFSHPQRGSFTYSSPIYHPASTSHLDEAEPHAVHTTHSGQTSHSAMHGQTSVSPHSSPAHTTHLPPLGHPAHPAHLPAPHPASLPHHVTQSGATMGLSGVKCEPREVTSTSRNPDQAMPASTGRSSTRVFSSALEATCALCGVKFASSGHLKRHLQAHGANRRFRCHACDCAYSRQDNLRKHVAAAHENHNPAN, encoded by the exons ATGAAGGGCCCTGTGGCAACCCTTAAACCTGAAGAAGGTCCGAGGTTCATTGGACCTGACACTCCAATCGACTCCTGGCCCTCCGTGTACATCAAGGAGGAGCTGCTCGAGTCGGCGGACAACAACAACTCGAACTCGCCGGACCCGCTCAAGACTTCCAAGGTCGAGCTCGGCGAAGGGCTTGAGGACCAGGTCGTCGCACACACCGATCTATCTGATggag CTCGCGTGGAAGTGTCCAGCTCGACCAACGGCGCCGTCGCCGTGAACACTTCGCCCGCACAGCACgactccttcctcgccctctgcgTCGACGCCAACGACCAGCCGCAGGATGTCTGTG GCGACAACGGCCGCGTGACGCCCGTGGACCGCGAGATCAAGCTGTCTCCCGCCGCCCGCAACAGCCCCGAGTTCGTCTCCACGTACATCCAGCAGCTCGACAACTACCCCGCCGCCCAGCCCCCGCCCCCACAGTGGTACAGCTACAGCAGCAGTCAGTGGGCGCCATACGGTTacctcccgcccgcgccgccgacgGCCGTCTACACCGCCAACTACTACGCCCCGCAGCCGTACTCTTCCGGCCAGCAGTCGCCGCAGCAGATCTACTCCGGGCAGCACGTCACCTACTACGCggcgccgcccccgcccgcgtTCGCGCACCCCGGCTGGGGCCCTCCCCCTCACAGCCCCAACCCCGCCAATGCCCCGTCGCCGACCCTGCCCTCCCACGGCTCGTCGGGGCCGCTGCCGCCCTTCAGCCACCCGCAGCGGGGCTCCTTCACCTACAGCTCCCCGATCTACCACCcggcctccacctcccacctGGACGAGGCCGAGCCCCACGCCGTCCACACGACGCACTCCGGCCAGACCTCGCACTCCGCCATGCACGGCCAGACCAGCGTGTCGCCGCACTCCTCGCCGGCGCACACCACGCACCTGCCTCCCCTGggccaccccgcccaccccgcccacctgcCCGCGCCCCACCCGGCCAGCCTCCCGCACCACGTGACCCAGAGCGGCGCGACGATGGGCCTGAGCGGCGTGAAGTGCGAGCCCAGGGAAGTGACGAGCACCAGCAGGAACCCCGACCAGGCGATGCCCGCCTCCACCGGGCGCTCGTCCACGCGCGTCTTCAGCTCTGCGCTCGAGGCCACCTGCGCGCTCTGCGGGGTCAAGTTCGCGTCCTCCGGGCACCTGAAGCGCCACCTGCAAGCCCATGGTGCCAACAGGAGGTTCCGGTGCCACGCCTGCGACTGTGCCTACAGCCGCCAGGACAACCTCAGAAAGCACGTCGCCGCCGCCCACGAGAACCACAACCCAGCAAACTAA